The genome window GCCGGAGAAAGCGCGCTATGTGCTGGATGTGACCGGTGCCGACGCGATCATGATCGGTCGTGCGGCGCAGGGACGGCCGTGGATATTCCGCGAAATCGAGCATTACTTGCGTACCGGCACGTATTTGCCGGCACCGATGATCGCCGAAGTACGCACGCTGATGGATGAGCATTTGCGTGCGCATTACGCTTTTTACGGCGAATACCTGGGTGTGCGTACCGCACGCAAGCATATCGGTTGGTACGTACGCGAACTTGTTGGCGGCGAAGCATTTCGTCAACAAATGAACAAGCTGGAAGACTGCGAGCAGCAATTGGCTGCCGTAAATACATTTTTTGAGTTGCAGTTGGCCCACGGCGAGCGGTTACAATATCGTCCGACCGCAGAAAAGTTGGCCGCCTGATAAGGGCTTGGTGTCTTGCCATGTAAGTGGCAGAATGCGAGCCCGACAAATTATAAAAACGCGCAATCAACCAAGCACAATGAGCAAAGATAATATCCAAGAAGTCGTCAAGAAAAGCCTGGAGAAGTATTTCAAGGATCTTGGTGAGCAAATGCCATCGAATGTCTATGAGATGGTGGTCTTCACAGTAGAAAAGCCCATCCTCGAAGCAGTAATGGAGCGGGCCGAAGGCAATCAGTCGCACGCGGCGGATATGCTGGGCATCAACCGCAATACCCTGCGCAAGAAATTGCAGCAGCACGATTTATTGTAATACCCGACTTTCTTCCCGCACTCCCGGCGGGAAGTGAATAAGCTAAGGGCTGCGATGTAAGCCAATCGCGTAAGTTGGATCCCTGTTGCGACGCGCCTTTACCTTATTTAATTTACTTCCACTATTTTCATCATGATCAAACAAGCTCTCATCTCGGTCTCTGACAAAACTGGCGTTCTGGAATTTGCGCGCGCCCTGTCAGGCATGGGCGTCAATATCCTGTCCACCGGTGGTACGGCAAAACTGCTGGCCGAGAATGGCATCAGCGTTACCGAAGTAGCGGATTACACCGGTTTCCCGGAAATGCTGGACGGTCGCGTCAAGACCTTGCATCCGAAAGTACACGGCGGCATCCTGGCGCGCCGTGATTTCGCCGAGCACGTCAGCGCACTGGAAAAACACAACATCCCGACTATCGATATGGTGGTCGTCAATCTGTACCCATTCCAGCAAACCGTGGCACGTGAACATTGCTCTCTGGAAGATGCAATCGAAAATATCGATATCGGCGGTCCGGCCATGTTGCGTTCGTCGGCGAAGAACCATAAGGACGTTATCGTCATCTGCGATCCGACCGATTACAGCCAGGTCTTGGGCGAGTTGAGCGCGAACCAGGGTGAAGTCAGCTACGAAACCAAATTCACACTGGCGAAAAAAGTATTTGCACATACAGCGCAATATGACGGCGCCATCACCAATTACTTCACCTCGCTGGGCGCGGACAAGCAGCATGCAACACGCAGCTCCTACCCTGCAACCCTGAACCTGCATTTCGAAAAAGTGCAGGAAATGCGCTACGGCGAAAACCCGCACCAATCGGCCGCCTTCTATCGCGAAAGCAATCCGCAAGTCGGCGCGCTGGCCAACTACACGCAATTGCAAGGCAAGGAACTGTCGTACAACAATATCGCCGATGCAGATGCCGCATGGGAATGCGTAAAGACTTTCGATGAGTCGGCATGCGTCATCATCAAGCATGCGAATCCTTGCGGCGTCGCAGTAGGTGCGAGCCCGCTGGAAGCGTATAGCAAGGCCTTGCAAACCGATCCGACCTCGGCGTTCGGCGGTATCATCGCCTTCAACCGCGAGCTGGATGGTAATGCGGCAGAAGCGGTCGCCAAACAATTCGTTGAAGTCTTGATTGCACCGTCGTTCAGCGAAAAGGCCAAACAGATTTTTGCCGGCAAACAAAATGTACGCCTGCTGGAAATCCCGCTCGGCAATGCCGTCAATGCACACGACTTCAAACGCGTGGGCGGTGGCTTGCTGGTGCAGTCGCCGGATGCAAAAAACGTCGTACTGGCTGAATTGAAAGTCGTCAGCAAGAAGCAACCGACGCCGCAGCAATTGCAGGACCTGATGTTTGCATGGCGCGTTGCCAAGTTCGTCAAATCGAATGCAATCGTGTTCTGCGCGAATGGTATGACGATGGGTGTGGGCGCAGGGCAGATGAGCCGTATCGATTCCGCCCGTATCGCGTCGATCAAGGCGCAGAACGCAGGTTTGTCACTGGTCGGTACTGCGGTGGCGTCGGATGCCTTCTTCCCGTTCCGCGATGGCCTCGACGTCGTGGTGGCGGCAGGTGCGACCTCGGTGATCCATCCGGGCGGTTCGATGCGCGATCAGGAAGTGATCGATGCAGCGGACGAGCAGGGTGTCGTGATGCTGATGACAGGCACACGTCACTTCCGTCACTAATCAGCAAAGTCATGCGACACTAGTCGCGTGACTTGTTTATAGCTACCTCTTATTCCATGAAAATTCTCGGCATCGACCCCGGCTTGCGTACTACCGGCTTTGGCGTGATCGAGAAGCATGGCAACAAACTCACCTATATCGCATCGGGCACCATCAAGACGCCCGATGCCGATTTGCCGCAACGCCTCAAAACCATACTCTCCAGTGTTTCCGAAGTGATTGCGACTTATCATCCCGATTGTGCGGCGATTGAAAAAGTCTTCGTCAACGTGAACCCGCAATCGACGCTGTTGCTGGGACAGGCACGTGGCGCAGCCATCTGTGCACTGGTGCATGCTGATTTGCTGGTGGCCGAATACACCGCGCTGCAAGTGAAGCAAGCGGTGGTCGGGCAGGGCAAGGCGCAAAAAGCACAGGTGCAGGACATGGTGCAGCGCCTGCTGAAGTTATCAGGCTTGCCCGGTACTGATGCCGCCGATGCATTGGGCGTCGCGATCTGCCATGCGCATAGCGGTGAAGCGCTGAGTGTGCTGGGTGCTTTGGCACCGGAGCTGGCGCGCAAGGGTTTGCGTGTACGCGGCGGCCGCCTGGTCGGTTAGTATTAGTCTTCCGTTTTTATATTTCCCAAGGTCACACTGAGATGATAGGTCGTCTTTCCGGAGTATTGCTCGAAAAAAATCCGCCGCAATTGCTGGTTGATTGCAACGGCGTCGGTTATGAAGTCAATGTGCCAATGAGCACTTTCTACAACCTGCCCGGCCTCGGCGATAAAGTCGTTTTGCTGACCCATCTGACGGTGCGCGAAGATGCGCACATCCTGTTTGGCTTCGGCACCAATGAAGAGCGTAACGTCTTCAAGCAATTGGTAAAAATTACCGGCATAGGTGCACGCACCGCGCTATCCATCCTGTCCGGTATGTCGGTGGCTGATCTCGCCCAGGCTATTACGATGCAGGAAGCCGGTCGCCTGACCAAGATCCCGGGCATAGGCAAGAAAACCGCCGAGCGCCTCTTGCTCGAATTGAAGGGCAAGCTGGGTGCTGACCTCGGCGTGGCCGGAGCCGTCGCGACCGATGCCACTTCCGATATCCTGAATGCATTGCTGGCCCTGGGTTACTCCGACAAGGAAGCGATGCTGGCCTTGAAACAGGTACCGGCCGGCACCGGTGTTTCGGACGGTATCAAGCTCGCACTCAAGTCCCTGTCCAAGGCATAAGTTAACTTTCACCGCCGCCGCGCTACAATGCGACCATGAGTATTCAAACCGACGATTTCAGCGAACAACGTATTATTGCCGCTACCCCCGCCTCCGCCAACGAGGAGGCGATAGAGCGTGCGCTGCGGCCGAAGCAGTTGGACGAATACGTAGGCCAGGAAAAAATCCGTGGTCAGCTGGAAATCTTCATCACCGCCGCCCGGCAACGACATGAAGCGCTGGATCACACTTTGCTGTTTGGTCCCCCGGGTTTGGGTAAAACCACACTGGCACACATCATTGCGCGTGAAATGGGCGTTAACCTGCGCCAGACTTCGGGCCCGGTACTGGAACGTGCCGGTGACCTCGCCGCATTGCTGACCAACCTCGAAGCCAACGACGTACTCTTCATCGATGAAATCCACAGGTTGTCGCCGGTAGTCGAAGAAATCCTGTATCCGGCGCTTGAGGATTACCAGATCGATATCATGATCGGTGAAGGTCCTGCCGCGCGTTCGGTACGCCTCGATTTACAGCCGTTCACACTGGTTGGTGCGACGACACGCGCCGGCATGCTGACCAATCCTTTGCGTGACCGCTTCGGTATCGTCGCGCGCCTCGAATTCTATACGCCGCTGGAATTGACCAAGATCGTCACACGCAGCTCGGCCTTGCTGAATGCACCTATCGATGAAGATGGCGCGTTTGAAATCGCCAAGCGCAGCCGCGGCACGCCGCGTATCGCCAACCGCCTGTTGCGCCGGGTGCGTGATTACGCCGAAGTCAAAGGCAATGGCAAGATCACCAAGGCAATGGCCGACGCGGCACTGGTCATGCTGGATGTCGATCCGGTCGGTTTCGACCTGATGGATCGGAAGCTGCTGGAAGCGGTGTTGTTCAAATTTAATGGCGGTCCGGTCGGTCTCGACAACCTGGCGGCGGCGATTGGCGAAGAGCGCGACACGATTGAAGACGTGCTCGAACCCTATCTGATCCAGCAGGGCTTCCTGCAGCGCACGCCACGTGGCCGGATTGCCACGCCTGTCGCTTATGCGCACTTTGGCGTGACGGCACCGCAAACCGGGCCGAATGGCGACTTGTGGGCCGGGCAGTAGCACTGCCGACCCGACGCCTGCGTCAGCACACCTTTCAAAAAGAACACCATGCAAATCTGGGTTGATGCCGATGCCTGTCCCAATGTCATCAAGGACGTGCTGTTTCGCGTAGCCGACCGGCTGCAGGTACAGGTCACGCTGGTGGCAAATAAGCTATTGCGTACGCCGCCATCGCGCTTCATCAAGGCGATCCAGGTACCGGCCGGCTTCGATGTTGCAGACAATGAAATCGTGCGCCTGGTGCAAGCCGGCGACCTGGTGATTACCGCAGATATCCCGTTGGCGGCTGACGTCCTCGAAAAGGGCGGGCATCCGCTGAATCCGCGCGGCGAGTTTTATACTAAAGACAATATCCAGCAACATCTGACCATGCGCAGCTTTATGGATGATCTGCGCAGCAGCGGCGTCGATACCGGCGGCCCATCCGCGTTTAGCCAAGGGGATATCCGGGCTTTCGCAAATCAACTGGACCGCTACCTGGCGCGCCAGCGTAGCAAAGGCTGAT of Janthinobacterium sp. Marseille contains these proteins:
- a CDS encoding YaiI/YqxD family protein: MQIWVDADACPNVIKDVLFRVADRLQVQVTLVANKLLRTPPSRFIKAIQVPAGFDVADNEIVRLVQAGDLVITADIPLAADVLEKGGHPLNPRGEFYTKDNIQQHLTMRSFMDDLRSSGVDTGGPSAFSQGDIRAFANQLDRYLARQRSKG
- the ruvB gene encoding Holliday junction branch migration DNA helicase RuvB, which translates into the protein MSIQTDDFSEQRIIAATPASANEEAIERALRPKQLDEYVGQEKIRGQLEIFITAARQRHEALDHTLLFGPPGLGKTTLAHIIAREMGVNLRQTSGPVLERAGDLAALLTNLEANDVLFIDEIHRLSPVVEEILYPALEDYQIDIMIGEGPAARSVRLDLQPFTLVGATTRAGMLTNPLRDRFGIVARLEFYTPLELTKIVTRSSALLNAPIDEDGAFEIAKRSRGTPRIANRLLRRVRDYAEVKGNGKITKAMADAALVMLDVDPVGFDLMDRKLLEAVLFKFNGGPVGLDNLAAAIGEERDTIEDVLEPYLIQQGFLQRTPRGRIATPVAYAHFGVTAPQTGPNGDLWAGQ
- the ruvC gene encoding crossover junction endodeoxyribonuclease RuvC, giving the protein MKILGIDPGLRTTGFGVIEKHGNKLTYIASGTIKTPDADLPQRLKTILSSVSEVIATYHPDCAAIEKVFVNVNPQSTLLLGQARGAAICALVHADLLVAEYTALQVKQAVVGQGKAQKAQVQDMVQRLLKLSGLPGTDAADALGVAICHAHSGEALSVLGALAPELARKGLRVRGGRLVG
- the ruvA gene encoding Holliday junction branch migration protein RuvA encodes the protein MIGRLSGVLLEKNPPQLLVDCNGVGYEVNVPMSTFYNLPGLGDKVVLLTHLTVREDAHILFGFGTNEERNVFKQLVKITGIGARTALSILSGMSVADLAQAITMQEAGRLTKIPGIGKKTAERLLLELKGKLGADLGVAGAVATDATSDILNALLALGYSDKEAMLALKQVPAGTGVSDGIKLALKSLSKA
- a CDS encoding Fis family transcriptional regulator; protein product: MSKDNIQEVVKKSLEKYFKDLGEQMPSNVYEMVVFTVEKPILEAVMERAEGNQSHAADMLGINRNTLRKKLQQHDLL
- the purH gene encoding bifunctional phosphoribosylaminoimidazolecarboxamide formyltransferase/IMP cyclohydrolase; translation: MIKQALISVSDKTGVLEFARALSGMGVNILSTGGTAKLLAENGISVTEVADYTGFPEMLDGRVKTLHPKVHGGILARRDFAEHVSALEKHNIPTIDMVVVNLYPFQQTVAREHCSLEDAIENIDIGGPAMLRSSAKNHKDVIVICDPTDYSQVLGELSANQGEVSYETKFTLAKKVFAHTAQYDGAITNYFTSLGADKQHATRSSYPATLNLHFEKVQEMRYGENPHQSAAFYRESNPQVGALANYTQLQGKELSYNNIADADAAWECVKTFDESACVIIKHANPCGVAVGASPLEAYSKALQTDPTSAFGGIIAFNRELDGNAAEAVAKQFVEVLIAPSFSEKAKQIFAGKQNVRLLEIPLGNAVNAHDFKRVGGGLLVQSPDAKNVVLAELKVVSKKQPTPQQLQDLMFAWRVAKFVKSNAIVFCANGMTMGVGAGQMSRIDSARIASIKAQNAGLSLVGTAVASDAFFPFRDGLDVVVAAGATSVIHPGGSMRDQEVIDAADEQGVVMLMTGTRHFRH